One region of Pseudomonas sp. B21-040 genomic DNA includes:
- a CDS encoding flagellar protein FlaG, whose translation MDMSVKLNLSYPAAKQATTVADKPAEKPRAEPAKVVDVKGARQTAQTEQDKLKMAVQEIEKFVQSVKRNLEFSIDEPSGQVVVKVIASESGEVVRQIPNEEVLKLANSLNDASSLLFSAKA comes from the coding sequence ATGGATATGAGCGTGAAGCTGAACTTGTCTTATCCGGCGGCCAAGCAGGCGACGACCGTTGCCGATAAGCCTGCGGAAAAGCCTCGAGCGGAGCCCGCGAAAGTGGTCGACGTCAAGGGCGCGCGCCAGACTGCCCAGACTGAACAGGACAAGCTGAAGATGGCTGTCCAGGAAATTGAAAAGTTCGTTCAGTCGGTCAAGCGTAACCTGGAATTCTCGATTGATGAGCCTTCCGGGCAAGTGGTTGTGAAAGTCATTGCCAGTGAGTCGGGTGAGGTGGTTCGCCAGATCCCCAACGAAGAAGTCCTGAAGCTGGCCAATAGTTTGAATGATGCAAGCAGCTTGTTGTTCAGCGCTAAAGCCTGA
- the pseI gene encoding pseudaminic acid synthase, with the protein MTSFKIGNRLIGADAPPFIIAEMSGNHNQSLDMALRIVEAAAKAGAHALKLQTYTAETMTLDLSEGEFFIKDPNSLWAGSSLYALYEKAHTPWEWHAPIFARAKELGMLAFSTPFDDTAVDFLESLDVPAYKIASFENTDLPLIRRVAATGKPLIISTGMASIAELDETVRAAREAGCKDLILLKCTSTYPATPANSNVRTIPHLRELFGCQIGLSDHSMGVGVSVAAVALGATVVEKHFTLDRAAGGVDASFSLEPAELESLVIETERAWQAMGQVHYGVTDAERKSLVYRRSLYVTQDMAAGEPFTTANLRAIRPGLGLAPKHAETLLGRRARHAITRGTPLDWSLVE; encoded by the coding sequence ATGACTAGTTTCAAGATCGGCAACCGCTTGATCGGTGCGGATGCGCCACCCTTCATCATCGCTGAGATGAGTGGTAACCATAACCAGTCGCTGGACATGGCCTTACGCATCGTCGAAGCGGCGGCCAAGGCCGGCGCCCATGCCTTGAAACTGCAAACCTACACCGCTGAAACCATGACCCTGGATTTATCGGAAGGCGAGTTCTTCATCAAGGATCCAAACAGCCTGTGGGCTGGTTCTTCGTTGTATGCGTTGTACGAGAAGGCGCATACGCCGTGGGAATGGCATGCGCCGATTTTCGCCCGGGCCAAAGAGCTGGGGATGCTGGCCTTCTCCACGCCGTTTGATGACACCGCCGTCGACTTCCTTGAAAGCCTCGATGTGCCAGCGTACAAAATCGCCAGTTTTGAAAACACTGACCTGCCGCTGATTCGCCGGGTGGCCGCCACTGGCAAGCCATTGATCATCTCCACCGGCATGGCCAGCATCGCCGAGCTCGATGAAACCGTGCGTGCCGCCCGCGAGGCCGGTTGCAAGGACCTGATTCTGCTCAAGTGCACCAGCACGTATCCGGCGACACCGGCCAACAGCAACGTGCGCACGATTCCTCATCTGCGCGAATTGTTCGGTTGCCAGATCGGTTTGTCCGATCACTCCATGGGTGTCGGGGTGTCCGTGGCGGCGGTGGCGCTGGGGGCGACAGTGGTGGAGAAACATTTCACCCTCGACCGCGCGGCCGGTGGCGTAGACGCGAGTTTCTCGCTGGAACCGGCCGAACTCGAAAGCCTGGTGATCGAAACGGAACGCGCCTGGCAGGCGATGGGGCAGGTGCATTACGGCGTGACTGACGCCGAGCGCAAATCGCTGGTGTACCGCCGATCGCTGTATGTCACCCAGGACATGGCCGCCGGCGAGCCATTCACCACAGCCAACCTGCGAGCCATCCGTCCTGGCCTGGGGCTGGCCCCCAAACACGCTGAAACCCTTCTGGGCCGCCGCGCCCGCCACGCCATCACGCGTGGAACCCCGCTGGATTGGTCGCTGGTCGAATAA
- the fliS gene encoding flagellar export chaperone FliS: MNPMLALRQYQKIGAQAQTSEASPHRLVQMLMEGGLDRIAQAKGAMERKDIPNKGILIGKAIGIIGGLREGLDLENSIETVGELDNLYTYMMKRLAEANIKTDPKILDEVSDLLRTVKDGWDGIAAPVPQF; encoded by the coding sequence ATGAATCCAATGTTAGCCCTTCGCCAGTACCAGAAGATTGGCGCTCAAGCGCAAACTTCCGAAGCCAGTCCTCATCGACTGGTGCAGATGCTGATGGAAGGTGGCCTGGATCGTATTGCCCAGGCCAAAGGCGCGATGGAGCGTAAAGACATTCCGAACAAAGGCATTCTGATCGGCAAGGCCATCGGCATCATCGGTGGTTTGCGTGAAGGCCTGGACCTCGAAAACTCCATCGAAACGGTCGGTGAACTGGATAATCTATACACCTACATGATGAAGCGTCTGGCAGAAGCCAATATTAAGACTGATCCGAAGATTCTCGACGAAGTCTCTGATTTGCTTCGTACTGTCAAAGACGGTTGGGATGGTATCGCCGCACCTGTTCCGCAGTTTTAA
- a CDS encoding ketoacyl-ACP synthase III, with translation MIGIKSIASYVPVAGIDNYAQGAKFEKDEEFILGKIGSAFLPRKGDGQETSDLCVEAANALFANNPDLKREAIDALIVVTQNGDEEGLPHTAAIVQDKLGLPTTVAAFDISLGCSGYVYGIYAIKGFMEAAGLKNGLLITADPYSKIVDPEDRNTTMLFGDAATATWMGENAPWQLGKAKFGTDGSGAPHLKVTDGVFFMNGRQVFNFALLKVPAHLHELLTDSQLTADDIDAFCIHQGSAAIVDAVARRFEGEPEKFIKDMVETGNTVSSSIPLLLEKHVLDSSWKRVALSGFGVGLSWGSAILYRP, from the coding sequence ATGATTGGCATAAAGAGCATTGCGAGCTACGTTCCTGTAGCCGGCATAGACAATTACGCACAAGGTGCAAAATTCGAGAAGGATGAAGAGTTCATCCTCGGCAAAATCGGTTCGGCTTTCTTGCCGCGCAAAGGCGACGGGCAAGAGACTTCGGACCTGTGCGTCGAAGCTGCCAACGCGCTGTTCGCCAATAACCCTGATTTGAAACGTGAAGCGATCGACGCGCTGATCGTGGTCACCCAGAACGGTGACGAAGAAGGCCTGCCACACACGGCGGCCATCGTTCAGGACAAATTGGGCCTGCCAACGACTGTGGCAGCGTTCGATATTTCCCTGGGCTGCTCCGGCTACGTCTATGGCATCTACGCGATCAAGGGCTTCATGGAAGCTGCGGGCCTGAAGAATGGCTTGCTGATCACCGCCGATCCGTACTCCAAGATCGTCGACCCGGAAGACCGTAACACCACCATGCTGTTCGGCGATGCCGCCACCGCGACCTGGATGGGCGAAAACGCCCCCTGGCAGTTGGGCAAGGCCAAGTTCGGCACCGACGGTTCTGGTGCTCCGCACCTGAAAGTGACCGATGGCGTGTTCTTCATGAACGGTCGTCAGGTGTTCAACTTTGCGTTGCTCAAAGTTCCGGCGCATTTGCATGAGCTGCTGACCGATTCGCAACTGACCGCCGACGACATCGATGCCTTCTGCATTCACCAGGGCAGTGCGGCGATTGTCGACGCCGTGGCACGCCGCTTCGAAGGCGAGCCGGAGAAGTTCATCAAGGACATGGTCGAGACCGGCAATACCGTGTCGTCGAGCATTCCGTTGCTGCTGGAAAAACATGTACTGGATTCCAGTTGGAAGCGTGTCGCGCTGAGTGGTTTCGGTGTTGGATTGTCATGGGGTTCGGCGATTCTTTATCGCCCGTGA
- a CDS encoding motility associated factor glycosyltransferase family protein, giving the protein MSEFFERNVDVIQQRWPALAVRLLVEDTSLLQADLVEGLGSTLSINGIQLTSRHDRTREARVQADSLPVDSAVLHVYGTGLGDLQVELLERASLQRLYVHILNGAVFALVLQLLEQHQWLSDPRVELLYAGDLAEIQLPFFALPSELVLADDFNAKIRDRLISETHLTFNNREFNPQSPEIIERLQACLPLATADADVAELFGSQAGREVFVIATGPSLEQHFDTLRAIRGQEGRPLFICVDTAYRPLLKHGIHPDIVVSIDQRISARHLPSEDSAGIRLVYMPMLAPLVLQAWQGARYAAYSTSPIYQSLREQLTKGELYVGGSVIHPAADLAVKMGAAQITLFGADFAFPGDKTHAGWNDGDLGPQLGAAKHWVLDGHGQRIKTQLNFRSYLCELERFIAGHPQVRFYNSSRAGAIIVGTTFHPEFAS; this is encoded by the coding sequence ATGAGCGAGTTCTTTGAGCGCAACGTCGACGTCATCCAGCAGCGTTGGCCGGCACTGGCTGTGCGTTTGCTGGTTGAAGACACGAGCCTGTTGCAGGCTGATCTGGTGGAAGGCCTGGGTTCGACGTTGAGCATCAACGGCATTCAATTGACCAGCCGCCACGATCGCACTCGCGAGGCCAGGGTCCAGGCCGATAGCTTGCCCGTCGACAGTGCGGTGCTGCATGTCTACGGCACCGGGCTTGGCGATCTGCAGGTCGAGTTGCTTGAGCGCGCCAGTCTGCAGCGATTGTACGTGCACATTCTCAATGGTGCGGTGTTTGCGCTGGTGTTGCAGTTGCTCGAACAACATCAATGGCTCAGCGACCCTCGCGTCGAGCTGTTGTATGCCGGCGACCTGGCGGAAATCCAACTGCCGTTTTTTGCCTTGCCGTCCGAGCTGGTGCTGGCGGATGACTTCAATGCCAAGATCCGCGACCGGTTGATCAGCGAAACTCATCTGACGTTCAATAATCGTGAGTTCAATCCGCAGTCGCCTGAGATCATCGAACGCTTGCAGGCCTGTTTGCCGCTCGCGACCGCCGATGCCGACGTGGCTGAACTGTTTGGCTCGCAAGCGGGGCGGGAGGTCTTTGTGATTGCCACCGGCCCAAGCCTGGAGCAGCACTTCGATACGTTGCGCGCGATTCGCGGGCAGGAAGGACGGCCGTTGTTCATTTGCGTCGATACAGCTTACCGACCCTTGCTTAAACACGGGATTCACCCGGATATAGTGGTCAGCATCGATCAACGCATCTCGGCTCGCCATCTGCCCTCTGAAGATTCGGCCGGCATTCGCCTGGTGTACATGCCCATGCTGGCCCCGTTGGTACTTCAAGCCTGGCAGGGGGCGCGGTATGCCGCTTACTCCACCAGCCCCATCTACCAATCGTTGCGCGAACAATTGACCAAGGGCGAGTTGTATGTCGGTGGCAGCGTGATTCATCCGGCGGCAGACCTGGCGGTGAAAATGGGAGCGGCGCAGATCACGCTGTTTGGCGCCGATTTCGCCTTCCCCGGCGACAAGACCCACGCCGGCTGGAACGATGGCGATCTGGGGCCGCAACTGGGCGCGGCCAAGCACTGGGTGCTGGATGGTCACGGTCAGCGGATCAAGACGCAGCTCAACTTCCGCAGCTACTTGTGTGAGCTGGAGCGGTTTATTGCCGGCCATCCGCAGGTGCGCTTCTATAACAGCAGCCGGGCAGGGGCGATTATCGTCGGGACCACGTTTCATCCGGAGTTTGCGTCATGA
- a CDS encoding pseudaminic acid biosynthesis-associated methylase has protein sequence MRGLTEQEKFWQGDFGNQYVDRNVGQPLVAANLALFAKALTRAGRIDSLVELGTNAGNNLQALRQLLPRCELFGVEINASACTQAQALDIAQIWHGSLFDFPRTRRYDLTLSKGVLIHLAPELLSAAYAQLYELSERYILIAEYYNPAPVEVSYRGNSGKLFKRDFAGEMLDRYSDLQLLDYGFGYHRDPQFPVDDITWFLLEKRP, from the coding sequence ATGCGTGGACTGACCGAGCAGGAAAAATTCTGGCAGGGCGATTTTGGTAACCAGTACGTTGACCGCAACGTCGGGCAGCCGCTGGTGGCGGCTAACCTGGCGCTGTTTGCCAAGGCACTGACCCGGGCCGGGCGGATCGACAGCCTGGTGGAGTTGGGCACCAATGCCGGCAACAATTTGCAGGCGCTGCGTCAACTGTTGCCCCGGTGCGAGCTGTTTGGTGTGGAGATCAATGCCAGCGCCTGCACCCAGGCCCAGGCGTTGGACATTGCGCAGATCTGGCATGGATCGCTGTTCGACTTCCCCCGGACACGCCGCTATGACCTGACCTTGAGCAAGGGCGTGCTGATTCACTTGGCGCCCGAGCTGCTGTCCGCCGCCTATGCACAGTTGTATGAACTGAGCGAGCGTTACATCCTGATCGCGGAGTACTACAACCCGGCACCGGTGGAGGTGTCTTATCGCGGCAACAGCGGCAAGCTGTTCAAGCGCGATTTCGCCGGTGAAATGCTTGATCGCTACAGCGACCTGCAATTGCTCGACTACGGTTTTGGCTATCATCGCGACCCGCAATTCCCGGTGGATGACATCACTTGGTTTCTTCTGGAAAAACGTCCTTGA
- the pseG gene encoding UDP-2,4-diacetamido-2,4,6-trideoxy-beta-L-altropyranose hydrolase, with amino-acid sequence MRVLIRSDASPTIGSGHIARLLPLARTLRKQGVYVAFACRRLPGHRLDMLAGEGFETFALPDRYPDEDPQQAIESMLPWQADIDALAQALENQAVFDWIVVDHYGLDHHWQRAARRWAPRIAAVDDLATRTYDVDLLLNQNLSGTPEAYASLLSPGCQALLGPRFAMLREEFSCPAIEIKPQAKRVLVNFGGFDAAMQTHHAMLALTDFHDLEVDFVAGADNPAWEPMQALAAKRPNWRLHSFVRDFYRLMTEADLFIGAGGGTSWERAALGLPTICIAVSNNQQANGEVMATAGAHVYLGPREQVSVEQLRQAIGFVAGNQGLRQSLAQHSRQLVDGRGAQRVAAALAGAVLQMRPATPADARLLFEGRNAEAVRRWSLETGVIDWQSHQNWLTASLSNAQRLLLIAEADDGPVGVLRYDRRGVEAEVSIYLFEGRFGLGWGRALLARGETFVKAHWPQLQVITAQVVPTNQPSLKVFREAGFTQSACAFTRVLKDHCND; translated from the coding sequence ATGAGAGTGCTGATTCGTTCCGACGCCTCGCCGACTATTGGCAGCGGGCATATCGCCCGTTTGTTGCCACTGGCCAGAACCTTGCGCAAGCAAGGGGTGTACGTGGCGTTTGCGTGCCGGCGGCTGCCGGGACATCGGTTGGACATGCTGGCTGGCGAAGGCTTCGAAACCTTTGCGCTGCCCGATCGTTATCCCGATGAAGACCCGCAGCAAGCCATCGAGTCCATGCTGCCGTGGCAGGCCGACATCGACGCGTTGGCGCAGGCACTGGAAAACCAGGCGGTATTCGACTGGATCGTCGTCGATCACTATGGCCTCGACCATCACTGGCAGCGCGCAGCACGGCGCTGGGCGCCCCGGATTGCGGCCGTGGATGACCTCGCGACGCGCACCTACGATGTCGATCTGCTGCTCAATCAAAACCTGTCCGGTACACCTGAGGCTTACGCCTCGCTGCTATCGCCCGGTTGCCAGGCCTTGCTCGGCCCACGGTTTGCGATGCTGCGCGAAGAATTCAGCTGCCCGGCCATCGAGATCAAACCGCAGGCCAAACGCGTGCTGGTGAACTTCGGTGGTTTCGATGCCGCCATGCAGACTCACCATGCGATGTTGGCGCTGACGGATTTCCATGACTTGGAAGTCGATTTTGTTGCCGGTGCCGATAACCCGGCCTGGGAGCCAATGCAGGCGCTGGCGGCCAAGCGTCCGAACTGGCGATTGCACAGTTTCGTCCGCGACTTCTATCGGTTGATGACCGAAGCGGACCTGTTTATCGGAGCCGGTGGCGGCACCAGTTGGGAGCGGGCGGCCCTGGGGCTCCCGACGATTTGCATTGCCGTGTCGAATAATCAGCAGGCCAACGGCGAGGTGATGGCGACGGCGGGCGCCCATGTCTATCTGGGGCCTCGCGAGCAGGTCAGCGTTGAACAGTTGCGTCAGGCCATTGGCTTTGTCGCTGGCAATCAGGGGCTGCGCCAGAGTCTCGCGCAACATTCCCGGCAACTGGTCGATGGCCGGGGCGCGCAACGCGTGGCTGCCGCATTGGCCGGTGCTGTTTTGCAGATGCGCCCGGCGACACCGGCCGATGCCCGGTTGCTGTTCGAGGGGCGCAATGCCGAGGCCGTGCGACGCTGGTCGCTGGAGACCGGGGTCATCGACTGGCAATCGCATCAAAACTGGCTGACCGCCAGCTTGAGCAACGCCCAGCGCTTGTTGTTGATCGCCGAGGCGGATGACGGCCCGGTGGGTGTGCTGCGATATGACCGGCGCGGCGTTGAAGCCGAAGTTTCGATTTATCTGTTTGAAGGCCGTTTCGGGCTGGGCTGGGGCAGGGCGCTGCTGGCGCGGGGCGAAACGTTTGTGAAGGCCCACTGGCCGCAATTGCAGGTGATTACCGCCCAGGTAGTGCCGACCAATCAGCCGTCGCTGAAAGTCTTTCGCGAAGCCGGTTTTACCCAGAGTGCCTGCGCGTTTACGCGCGTATTGAAGGATCACTGCAATGACTAG
- the fliD gene encoding flagellar filament capping protein FliD yields MASPILPGTGLGSGIDTGAIVKALVNADKAAKQGQIDRGTTTNTASISGIGTLKSLLATFQKALADLGSTTTPQFTGYAATSSDAKVLTATSSNTAVAGNYVVNVTSLATASKVASAAFAGGATSAITPGTLTITQNGTSYPVTVGAGATLQSVRDSINSQYQASGLSANIVTDSFGSRLVLGSTTTGAGSDISASGIAELAINGSLPMGATPTATSSGAISALAKDAVFSVDGLAMTSKSNTIDKTISGLSLNLVAVGTSTVTVASNNDGLKASIQKFVDAYNAVANAVTSLTKPSLDDDGKPTVPAALTGDPMPRALLAAIRGPLSQTGAGDKLTVLSQLGINTDQKTGALTFDGTKFTAAMNDKKLGGEVQTLFTGTNGLLERMNNVIKPYTDTGGIIDTRTANLNKTKTKLTADQADLDRRVETLTALLTKKYNDMDSLVGKLKATASNITSMFDAMAAQQKNS; encoded by the coding sequence ATGGCAAGTCCAATTTTACCGGGCACGGGTTTAGGTTCAGGTATTGATACCGGTGCTATCGTCAAGGCCTTGGTGAACGCTGACAAAGCGGCCAAGCAAGGTCAGATCGACCGTGGGACCACTACCAATACCGCGAGCATCTCTGGGATCGGTACCCTGAAGTCGCTTCTGGCCACGTTCCAGAAAGCGCTCGCCGATCTGGGCAGCACGACAACCCCTCAGTTCACGGGGTATGCGGCCACGTCGTCCGACGCCAAGGTGCTGACCGCCACGTCCAGTAACACGGCTGTTGCCGGCAACTACGTCGTCAACGTCACCAGTCTTGCCACTGCGTCCAAAGTAGCCTCTGCGGCATTTGCCGGCGGTGCGACCAGTGCGATCACTCCGGGCACGCTGACCATTACTCAGAACGGCACCAGCTACCCTGTTACCGTCGGTGCGGGCGCCACGCTGCAATCGGTGCGTGACTCGATCAACAGCCAGTACCAGGCCAGTGGTCTGAGCGCCAACATCGTGACCGACAGTTTCGGTTCCCGCCTGGTGTTGGGCTCTACCACGACCGGTGCAGGTTCTGATATCTCTGCCAGCGGCATTGCGGAACTGGCAATCAACGGGTCGCTCCCAATGGGCGCCACCCCGACGGCGACGTCTTCGGGTGCCATTAGTGCCCTTGCCAAGGATGCGGTGTTCTCGGTCGACGGTCTGGCAATGACCAGCAAGTCCAATACCATCGACAAGACGATCTCTGGTCTGAGTCTGAACCTGGTCGCCGTAGGTACATCGACTGTAACCGTCGCTTCCAACAACGATGGTCTGAAAGCGTCGATCCAGAAGTTTGTCGACGCCTACAACGCAGTCGCCAACGCTGTGACCTCGCTGACCAAGCCGTCCCTGGACGACGATGGCAAGCCAACCGTACCGGCTGCGCTGACCGGTGACCCGATGCCTCGTGCCCTGTTGGCGGCCATTCGTGGCCCATTGTCCCAGACCGGTGCCGGCGACAAGCTGACTGTTCTGTCGCAGCTGGGGATCAACACCGACCAGAAAACCGGTGCGTTGACCTTTGATGGCACCAAGTTCACCGCTGCCATGAACGACAAGAAGCTTGGTGGCGAGGTTCAGACCCTGTTTACCGGTACTAACGGTCTGCTTGAGCGCATGAACAATGTGATCAAGCCCTACACCGATACCGGTGGCATTATCGACACACGCACCGCCAACCTGAATAAAACCAAAACCAAGCTGACCGCCGATCAGGCTGATTTGGATCGTCGAGTCGAAACGCTGACCGCTCTATTGACTAAAAAGTACAACGACATGGATTCCCTCGTTGGTAAATTGAAGGCGACAGCCAGCAATATCACCAGCATGTTCGATGCCATGGCTGCTCAGCAGAAGAACTCGTAA
- the pseF gene encoding pseudaminic acid cytidylyltransferase, producing MNSVAIIPARGGSKRIPRKNLKPFDGVPMIARSIQTALDSGLFTQVVVSTDDEEIAELALACGAQVPFMRPAELADDYTGTAAVIAHALQALQGLDFDFACCIYATAPLLQARFLQQGLALLQQHPAKSFAFSVCDFGFPVQRALTVDDQGALTALYPEFRNARSQDLPPAYQDAGQFYWGRREAWLRGDTLYSPQSLPVILPRYLVQDIDTPEDWKRAEYLYAALKAGGELQ from the coding sequence TTGAACAGCGTCGCGATCATCCCGGCCCGAGGCGGCAGCAAGCGTATCCCGCGCAAGAACCTCAAGCCGTTCGATGGCGTTCCGATGATTGCCCGCTCGATTCAAACCGCGCTCGATTCCGGTTTGTTCACTCAAGTCGTGGTCAGCACTGACGACGAGGAGATTGCCGAGCTGGCCCTGGCGTGCGGCGCTCAGGTGCCATTCATGCGGCCCGCAGAACTGGCTGATGACTACACCGGCACGGCGGCGGTGATTGCTCATGCCTTGCAAGCGTTACAGGGCCTGGATTTTGATTTTGCCTGTTGCATCTACGCCACTGCGCCACTGCTGCAAGCCCGGTTTTTGCAACAAGGGCTGGCGCTTCTGCAGCAGCACCCGGCCAAGTCTTTCGCGTTTTCGGTGTGCGATTTCGGTTTCCCGGTACAGCGTGCTTTAACCGTCGACGACCAAGGGGCCTTGACCGCGTTGTACCCAGAGTTTCGCAACGCCCGTTCCCAGGACTTGCCGCCGGCCTATCAGGACGCCGGCCAGTTCTACTGGGGCCGCCGCGAGGCATGGTTGCGGGGCGACACCTTGTACTCGCCACAAAGCCTGCCGGTGATTCTGCCACGCTATCTGGTGCAGGACATCGACACCCCTGAAGACTGGAAACGCGCCGAATATTTGTACGCCGCGTTGAAAGCCGGCGGTGAATTGCAATGA
- a CDS encoding flagellin domain-containing protein, with amino-acid sequence MALTVNTNTTSLNVQKNLNRASDALSTSMSRLSSGLKINSAKDDAAGLQIATRMTSQIRGQNMAIKNANDGISIAQTAEGAMQESTNILQRMRELAVQARNDSNGTADRTALNKEFMALSDEVTRIAQSTNLNGKNLIDGTAGTMTFQVGSNSGTANQITLTLASGFDATTLSVNSAALQITGNSSATAQASFTAAVTKIDAALATINASRADLGAAQNRLTSTISNLQNINENAEAARGRVQDTDFASETAQLTKQQTLQQASTAVLAQANQLPSAVLKLLQ; translated from the coding sequence ATGGCTTTAACTGTAAACACCAACACCACGTCGTTGAACGTTCAGAAAAACCTGAACCGCGCTTCCGATGCCCTGTCGACTTCGATGTCCCGCCTGTCTTCCGGCCTGAAAATCAACAGCGCTAAAGACGACGCCGCCGGCCTGCAGATCGCTACCCGTATGACCTCGCAAATCCGCGGTCAGAACATGGCGATCAAAAACGCCAACGACGGTATCTCGATCGCTCAGACCGCTGAAGGCGCGATGCAGGAATCGACCAACATTCTGCAGCGTATGCGTGAACTGGCTGTTCAGGCACGAAACGACTCGAACGGTACTGCTGACCGCACCGCTCTGAACAAAGAGTTCATGGCTCTGTCGGACGAAGTGACTCGTATCGCCCAGTCGACCAACCTGAACGGCAAAAACCTGATCGACGGCACCGCCGGCACCATGACCTTCCAGGTTGGTTCCAACAGCGGTACTGCTAACCAGATCACTCTGACTCTGGCCAGCGGCTTCGACGCAACAACTCTGTCCGTTAACTCGGCTGCCCTGCAGATCACTGGTAACAGCTCGGCTACTGCTCAGGCTTCGTTCACCGCTGCTGTGACCAAGATCGACGCTGCTCTGGCAACAATCAACGCCAGCCGTGCTGACCTGGGTGCTGCACAAAACCGTCTGACCAGCACCATCTCCAACCTGCAGAACATCAACGAAAACGCCGAAGCTGCTCGTGGTCGCGTACAAGACACCGACTTCGCTTCTGAAACTGCACAGCTGACCAAGCAACAAACTCTGCAACAAGCTTCCACCGCAGTTCTGGCTCAGGCCAACCAACTGCCATCCGCTGTACTGAAACTGCTTCAGTAA